The Ahaetulla prasina isolate Xishuangbanna chromosome 3, ASM2864084v1, whole genome shotgun sequence genome window below encodes:
- the SHISAL2A gene encoding protein shisa-like-2A yields the protein MSADCSSYVNADKALVGSFSCPQGDGEADAIYCCGFQDIKYCCDDPNSFFPYEHNYMWWLSIGALIGLSVAAMVLLAFLITVCVLCYLFISKKPRNKLDTGLTLSLEAAGTEIRRNSSG from the exons ATGAGCGCCGATTGCAGCAGCTACGTGAACGCCGACAAAGCGCTGGTGGGCTCCTTCAGCTGTCCGCAGGGGGACGGCGAGGCTGACGCGATCTATTGCTGCGGCTTCCAGGATATCAAGTATTGTTGCGATGACCCTAACAGCTTTTTCCCTTACGAGCACAACTACATGTGGTGGCTCAG TATTGGAGCACTTATTGGCTTGTCAGTTGCAGCAATGGTCTTGCTGGCTTTTCTCATCACTGTGTGTGTCCTCTGTTACTTGTTTATCAGCAAGAAGCCACGCAACAAATTGGATACAGGCTTAACCTTGAGCTTAGAAGCAGCAG GcacagaaattagaagaaattctTCAGGTTGA